Proteins encoded within one genomic window of Posidoniimonas corsicana:
- a CDS encoding RNA polymerase sigma factor, with protein MSISDSTIQRYTHADPDVRLMLRVRDDDAAAFEELMLRYQNRLVSLMAHLTGKRDIAEDLAQDVFLRVYRARKRYVPGSKFSTWLFTIANNVASNALRTLSRRKEVNVTAKPDDSSFNPVVASATAASALMPTRQLDKSEMQEAVLAAIDTLNERQRLAVLLAKFEHMSYEDIGEVMEMTPQAIKSLLARARGKLREALTPYVDHGQKVDG; from the coding sequence TTGTCGATCAGCGACAGCACGATCCAGCGCTACACGCACGCCGACCCGGACGTGCGGCTGATGCTGCGCGTGCGCGACGACGACGCCGCGGCGTTCGAGGAGTTGATGCTCCGCTACCAGAACCGGCTGGTGTCGCTCATGGCGCACCTGACCGGCAAGCGGGACATCGCCGAGGACCTGGCCCAGGACGTGTTCCTGCGTGTGTACCGCGCCCGCAAGCGGTACGTGCCGGGATCGAAGTTTTCCACCTGGTTGTTCACCATCGCCAACAACGTGGCGTCCAACGCGCTGCGGACGCTGTCGCGCCGCAAGGAGGTGAACGTCACCGCCAAGCCGGACGACAGCAGCTTCAACCCGGTGGTCGCCTCGGCGACCGCGGCCAGCGCGCTGATGCCAACCCGGCAGCTCGACAAGTCGGAGATGCAGGAGGCCGTGCTGGCGGCCATCGACACCCTCAACGAGCGGCAACGCCTGGCGGTGCTGCTCGCCAAATTCGAACACATGAGCTACGAGGACATCGGCGAGGTCATGGAGATGACCCCGCAGGCGATCAAGTCGCTGCTGGCCCGCGCCCGCGGCAAGCTCCGCGAGGCGCTGACGCCGTACGTCGACCACGGACAAAAAGTAGACGGCTAG